In Lactococcus paracarnosus, a genomic segment contains:
- a CDS encoding threonine/serine exporter family protein gives MILVILQLIGQTILAYIGTLSFGIILNIPRRTLNRAGIVGASAWLTYELVLLCTQQMMDKNWRIVLGSFIATNVIGVLSLTMSRAQKVPMLIYSIPGIFPLVPGGQAYQVVRSLVTGNRDDAVANFELLVIIIGAIAAGFWLAELINRLRGMNRLT, from the coding sequence ATGATACTTGTTATATTACAGTTAATCGGCCAAACGATACTTGCCTATATCGGGACGCTTTCTTTTGGTATTATTTTGAATATCCCAAGGCGAACACTGAATCGAGCAGGGATTGTCGGCGCAAGTGCTTGGCTGACTTATGAACTTGTCTTACTCTGCACACAGCAGATGATGGATAAAAATTGGCGAATTGTGCTAGGGTCATTTATTGCAACTAATGTGATTGGTGTGCTAAGTTTGACCATGAGTCGGGCACAAAAAGTACCGATGCTCATTTATAGTATCCCAGGCATTTTTCCTTTAGTGCCAGGTGGACAAGCTTATCAGGTTGTCAGAAGTTTGGTGACTGGTAATCGGGATGATGCAGTTGCTAATTTTGAATTACTCGTGATTATCATTGGGGCAATCGCAGCTGGATTTTGGCTAGCCGAATTAATCAATCGTTTACGTGGTATGAATCGCTTGACCTAG
- a CDS encoding threonine/serine exporter family protein, producing MTEMPDAVTNLNSNTLKKQASDVHILMDSCLLAGQILMANGSEISRVEDVIQRMGAAAEINNLQVYVLLNAITVSFPEQGLTQMRSIPPRIQTMDMEKIVAVNDLTRQFTAHRISIETFSDKLSKIDMTIPRFSLKLQVISAMLIAVTFLIMLTRNTAFINLFLAAATSGLAYAIAFQLRNKFHMRFFGLFLASLCMSLIMLVCSKILVQPFDPDIVIIGAIMPFVPGVALTNAVREIMAGNFISGQGRIIEALLTAASVGLGIVLLSFFY from the coding sequence ATGACTGAAATGCCAGATGCTGTAACTAATCTTAACAGTAATACCTTAAAGAAACAGGCCTCAGACGTCCATATTTTAATGGATTCTTGTCTCTTGGCCGGGCAAATATTGATGGCAAATGGGTCTGAAATATCACGTGTAGAAGATGTGATACAGAGAATGGGCGCTGCAGCAGAAATTAATAACCTGCAGGTCTATGTCCTCTTAAATGCTATCACAGTCAGTTTTCCAGAGCAAGGCTTAACGCAAATGCGCAGTATCCCACCTCGTATACAGACGATGGACATGGAAAAGATAGTCGCTGTCAACGATTTGACACGTCAATTCACAGCACACCGGATCTCCATCGAGACTTTCTCAGATAAGTTAAGTAAGATTGATATGACGATTCCGAGATTTTCTCTCAAGTTACAGGTAATCAGTGCTATGTTAATCGCTGTTACCTTCTTAATCATGTTAACGAGAAATACAGCTTTTATCAATCTTTTTCTAGCAGCAGCAACAAGTGGTCTTGCTTATGCGATTGCTTTTCAACTGAGAAATAAGTTTCATATGCGTTTTTTTGGCTTATTCCTAGCGAGTTTATGTATGTCTTTGATCATGCTCGTCTGTTCAAAAATACTGGTCCAACCTTTTGATCCAGATATTGTGATTATTGGTGCCATTATGCCCTTTGTACCAGGTGTTGCTCTGACTAATGCTGTGAGAGAAATCATGGCTGGTAACTTTATCTCTGGACAAGGACGTATCATAGAAGCGCTGTTAACAGCTGCTTCTGTAGGCCTCGGTATTGTGCTACTCTCATTTTTTTATTGA
- a CDS encoding thymidylate synthase has product MRKADKLFIDNMHHILDDGVWSENARPKYKDGKTANSKYITGSFAEYDLSKGEFPITTLRPIPIKSAIKELMWIYQDQTSDLDVLVNKYGVKYWNEWEVGESGNIGMRYGATVNKHDIIGKLLSGLEKNPWNRRNIINLWQYDDFEASEGLLPCAFQTMFDVRRVDGQIYLDATLTQRSNDMLVAHHINAMQYVALQMMIAKHFGWQVGKFFYFVNNLHIYDNQFDNATTLLGRTPSDKNPVLKLNVADGTNFFDIKPEDFELVDYEPVKPQLIFDMAI; this is encoded by the coding sequence ATGAGAAAAGCAGATAAACTTTTTATTGATAATATGCATCACATATTAGACGATGGTGTATGGAGTGAAAATGCTCGTCCTAAATATAAGGATGGCAAGACAGCAAACTCAAAATATATTACGGGTAGTTTTGCTGAGTATGATTTGAGCAAAGGTGAATTTCCGATTACTACTTTAAGGCCGATCCCGATTAAGTCGGCCATTAAAGAGCTGATGTGGATTTATCAGGATCAAACCAGTGATCTGGACGTTTTGGTAAACAAGTATGGCGTTAAGTATTGGAATGAGTGGGAAGTTGGCGAGTCAGGTAATATCGGTATGCGCTATGGTGCGACTGTTAATAAACATGATATCATCGGCAAATTACTCAGTGGCCTTGAAAAAAATCCATGGAATCGCAGAAATATCATCAACCTCTGGCAATATGATGATTTTGAAGCCTCAGAAGGCTTGTTGCCTTGTGCCTTTCAGACCATGTTTGATGTCCGCCGTGTTGATGGACAGATCTATCTAGATGCAACTTTGACGCAGCGCAGTAATGACATGTTAGTTGCCCATCATATCAATGCCATGCAGTATGTGGCCTTGCAGATGATGATTGCCAAACATTTTGGCTGGCAGGTTGGTAAGTTCTTCTATTTTGTCAATAACTTACATATCTATGATAATCAGTTTGATAATGCAACCACACTACTTGGGCGGACACCATCAGATAAAAATCCAGTGCTTAAGCTGAACGTTGCAGACGGCACTAACTTTTTTGACATCAAGCCTGAAGATTTTGAGTTGGTTGATTATGAGCCTGTTAAACCACAGCTTATTTTCGATATGGCCATATAA
- a CDS encoding ABC-F family ATP-binding cassette domain-containing protein: MTDFRVENLTKSVGDKTVFSKIDFIIHPLDRIGLIGVNGTGKTTLLDVISGKAGFDGDNSPFFTRNDFKIEYLTQEPQFDETLSIMDTILSDDLAQMKAIKQYEQVLLALTEDPENEILQVSLSEVEAQMTAIEAWEVENQVKTVLSKLKLPDLTEQIKNLSGGQKRRVQLAQALLNPADLLLLDEPTNHLDVDTIAWLENYVKSARQTILFITHDRYFLDNLATRIFELDNGKLYEYQGNYQDYLQQKAERDERESAQHHKSKQLYKQELAWIRKSPQARATKQQARIDRFEDIKNEVNSVSSSEDLSINVATSRIGKKVINFEHVNFAFSADKPILTDFNLLVQNTDRIGIVGNNGTGKSTLLNLIDGELTPDAGTVDIGETIKIGYFSQQIKGLDESKRVINFLQEIADNSLTSSGESVSIVNLLEQFLFPRTTHGTLIAKLSGGEKKRLYLLKILLQQPNVLLLDEPTNDLDIATLTVLENFIQHYKGVVITVSHDRYFLDKVVNKLLVFDEGTVTEVHSGYSDYLATKVADQKPNKQVAAVPVVQVNDLEKARMTYSEKQEWSTIEESISSLESDISTIEQQMAVHGSDFTKLGELQAALDLKNNDLLDKYERYEYLAGFD; the protein is encoded by the coding sequence ATGACTGATTTTCGTGTTGAAAACTTGACTAAATCTGTAGGAGATAAGACCGTTTTCTCAAAGATAGACTTTATTATCCATCCTTTAGATCGGATTGGCTTGATTGGTGTGAATGGCACTGGGAAAACGACCTTACTAGATGTTATCTCAGGAAAAGCTGGATTTGATGGTGATAATTCACCATTTTTTACGCGTAATGATTTCAAAATCGAGTATTTGACACAGGAACCACAGTTTGATGAAACCTTATCGATTATGGATACGATTTTGTCAGATGACTTAGCACAGATGAAAGCGATTAAGCAGTATGAGCAAGTCTTGCTTGCCTTGACTGAGGATCCAGAGAATGAGATACTGCAAGTCTCTTTATCTGAAGTTGAAGCACAGATGACAGCGATTGAGGCTTGGGAAGTAGAAAATCAAGTTAAAACGGTATTATCTAAGTTGAAATTACCTGATTTGACTGAGCAAATCAAGAATTTATCCGGTGGTCAAAAACGTCGTGTTCAGTTAGCGCAGGCCTTGCTAAATCCTGCTGATTTATTACTGCTGGATGAGCCAACCAACCATCTGGATGTAGATACGATAGCTTGGTTAGAGAACTATGTAAAAAGCGCCAGACAAACCATTTTGTTTATTACCCATGACCGTTATTTCTTGGATAATTTGGCAACGCGTATTTTTGAATTAGACAATGGTAAGCTATACGAATACCAAGGTAATTACCAAGATTATCTACAACAAAAAGCTGAAAGAGACGAAAGAGAATCTGCTCAGCATCATAAGAGCAAGCAATTATATAAACAAGAATTAGCCTGGATTCGTAAATCACCTCAGGCACGTGCGACCAAGCAGCAAGCACGAATTGATCGATTTGAAGATATCAAAAATGAGGTCAACAGTGTCAGCTCATCTGAGGATCTTTCAATCAATGTCGCCACGTCAAGAATCGGTAAAAAAGTCATCAATTTCGAGCATGTTAACTTTGCATTTTCTGCTGATAAGCCCATTTTGACTGACTTTAACCTCCTAGTTCAAAATACAGATAGAATCGGTATTGTTGGCAACAACGGGACAGGGAAATCTACCTTACTTAATCTGATTGATGGTGAATTGACACCGGATGCTGGGACAGTTGACATCGGTGAGACGATTAAGATCGGCTATTTTTCACAGCAAATTAAAGGACTTGATGAGTCCAAACGTGTGATTAACTTTCTACAAGAGATTGCGGATAATAGCCTTACCTCATCTGGTGAATCAGTAAGTATTGTTAATCTGTTAGAGCAATTTTTATTTCCACGTACCACACATGGTACCCTGATTGCTAAGCTATCAGGTGGCGAGAAGAAACGCTTATATTTGTTGAAGATTTTATTACAACAACCTAACGTTCTACTACTAGATGAGCCGACAAATGATCTGGACATTGCGACGTTGACTGTCCTAGAAAATTTCATTCAGCACTATAAAGGTGTGGTAATTACAGTCAGTCATGACCGGTATTTCCTTGATAAGGTCGTTAATAAACTGCTGGTTTTTGATGAGGGAACTGTGACTGAAGTGCATTCAGGCTACTCAGATTATTTGGCGACTAAAGTGGCAGATCAAAAACCAAATAAACAAGTTGCAGCAGTCCCAGTAGTACAAGTTAATGACCTCGAAAAAGCACGGATGACCTATTCTGAAAAACAAGAGTGGTCAACGATTGAAGAGTCGATTTCAAGCTTGGAAAGTGACATTTCAACTATCGAGCAACAGATGGCTGTACATGGATCAGACTTCACAAAATTAGGCGAGTTACAAGCAGCTTTAGACCTTAAAAATAATGACTTACTAGACAAGTATGAGCGCTATGAGTACTTGGCTGGATTTGACTAA
- a CDS encoding CCA tRNA nucleotidyltransferase: protein MRLEKMPAEFVKALPILQKIRDFGYEAYFVGGSVRDVLLNRQIHDVDIATSAYPSEIKQIFEHTIDIGIEHGTVLVLAQDGEYEITTFRTEDIYVDYRRPAHVNFVRQLSEDLLRRDFTINAFALANDGEIIDLYDGLSDLDRQVLRAVGKPSERFTEDALRIMRGLRFSATLNFDLASDTFEAMKAQAYLLEKISIERIFIELDKLLIANHWQKGLKALLAIEASDYLPGLSNELALLKMLSIPEDFVFTNSVQAWGYLLYQLGYLDGKFLMKQWKVSRDFSTDVTNFLKAYHIRQTSQFTQESLYLLGKSSLDLVEEMVAAQDLETDFERITVLDAQLQIRHKKDIAVSAGEIMTKFGIKPGPGIGKLYHTIELEIVRGNLINRPEAIYNYVKEKSNDGNND from the coding sequence ATGAGATTAGAGAAGATGCCGGCGGAGTTTGTAAAAGCTCTGCCGATTTTGCAAAAAATTCGAGATTTTGGTTATGAAGCGTATTTTGTCGGTGGCAGTGTGCGTGACGTGCTACTCAATCGGCAGATTCATGATGTTGATATCGCAACAAGTGCCTATCCGTCAGAGATTAAGCAGATATTTGAGCATACAATTGATATCGGTATCGAGCATGGTACGGTACTTGTTTTGGCACAAGATGGCGAATATGAAATCACGACATTTCGGACAGAAGATATCTACGTCGATTATCGACGACCAGCTCATGTTAACTTTGTACGTCAACTGTCAGAAGATTTGCTAAGACGTGATTTTACAATCAATGCTTTTGCACTTGCAAATGACGGGGAGATTATCGACCTCTATGATGGGCTAAGCGATTTAGACAGACAAGTCCTTCGCGCAGTTGGTAAGCCGTCAGAACGCTTCACAGAAGATGCCTTAAGAATCATGCGTGGCCTCAGATTTAGTGCGACACTTAATTTTGATTTAGCATCTGATACGTTTGAGGCCATGAAAGCCCAGGCTTATTTGCTAGAAAAAATTTCAATTGAACGTATTTTTATTGAACTGGATAAGTTGTTAATTGCAAACCATTGGCAAAAAGGGCTTAAGGCACTTTTAGCAATAGAGGCGTCTGACTATTTACCAGGCCTTTCAAATGAATTAGCCCTCTTAAAGATGCTGTCAATACCAGAAGACTTTGTGTTTACAAATTCTGTCCAAGCATGGGGCTATTTACTTTATCAACTTGGCTATTTAGATGGCAAATTTTTGATGAAGCAGTGGAAAGTATCTCGGGATTTTTCGACAGATGTGACCAACTTTTTGAAGGCCTATCATATCCGACAAACAAGTCAGTTCACACAAGAATCACTTTATCTGCTTGGTAAGTCGAGCTTAGATTTAGTTGAAGAGATGGTTGCTGCACAAGATCTTGAAACTGATTTTGAGCGGATTACAGTACTTGATGCGCAGCTGCAGATCCGACATAAAAAAGACATTGCGGTTTCTGCTGGAGAAATTATGACCAAATTTGGCATCAAACCAGGGCCAGGTATTGGTAAACTCTATCATACGATTGAACTGGAAATCGTTAGGGGCAACCTAATTAACCGGCCAGAAGCTATTTATAATTATGTAAAAGAAAAGAGTAACGATGGCAACAATGACTGA
- the dapB gene encoding 4-hydroxy-tetrahydrodipicolinate reductase, producing MMIKVIIAGFKGRMGSTAVEMVKEDTNLELVALVDPLTNEKIVDGVPVFNDKTELIGFEADVWVDFTIPTVAFDNTKFALENGFCPVVGTTGFTEAQISELIALSKEKKVGGLIAPNFAIGAILLMEFAQKAAQYFPDVEIIELHHDNKKDAPSGTAIKTAELIKETRQSKQQGATDEVETIPGARGAEFDGMRIHSVRLPGLVAHQEVIFGAKGEGLTIRHDSYDRVSFMGGVNIGIKKVVEIDALVYGLDCLL from the coding sequence ATAATGATTAAAGTAATTATAGCGGGTTTCAAAGGCCGTATGGGCTCAACAGCAGTGGAGATGGTAAAAGAAGATACTAATCTTGAATTAGTCGCTTTGGTAGATCCCCTAACAAATGAAAAAATAGTTGATGGCGTTCCTGTCTTTAATGACAAAACTGAACTCATCGGATTTGAAGCAGATGTATGGGTCGATTTCACAATCCCTACAGTTGCTTTTGACAATACTAAATTTGCCTTGGAAAATGGCTTTTGTCCTGTCGTTGGTACGACTGGCTTCACAGAAGCACAAATTTCAGAGCTCATCGCCTTATCAAAAGAGAAAAAAGTAGGTGGCCTCATTGCGCCTAATTTCGCTATTGGTGCAATTTTGTTGATGGAATTTGCCCAAAAGGCAGCCCAATATTTCCCTGATGTAGAGATTATCGAGTTACACCATGACAACAAAAAAGATGCACCATCAGGTACAGCCATTAAGACGGCAGAACTGATTAAAGAAACACGTCAATCTAAACAGCAGGGTGCTACTGATGAAGTTGAGACGATCCCAGGTGCAAGAGGTGCCGAATTTGATGGCATGAGAATTCATTCTGTTCGCTTGCCAGGTCTTGTTGCCCACCAAGAAGTTATTTTTGGTGCTAAAGGAGAAGGCTTAACCATCCGTCATGATTCCTACGATCGTGTCTCTTTCATGGGTGGCGTTAATATCGGTATCAAAAAAGTTGTTGAAATCGATGCCTTGGTTTATGGATTAGACTGTCTGTTATGA
- a CDS encoding DegV family protein, giving the protein MKTAIITDSSAFLDDDIKAKDNVFVLDIPIFIDGQTYIEGKTLTDSAFYEKMAASAELPKTSQPSMHDLTVLLDKLVAENYTHVVGLFLSSGISGFWQNIQYLKDDYTELTIAFPDTIITSAPLGYMVEMTANMTKTNASFDFILTELTEIISKTTAFIIVDDLDHLVKGGRLSNGAAIIGNLLNIKPILRFDEAGKIVVYEKIRTSKKAFKKLYKILSETTKSGDYKVYVIHSNIPETAKDVAQELTEKGFDVSIASFGAVIGTHLGEGALGFGISPKLT; this is encoded by the coding sequence ATGAAGACTGCGATTATTACAGATAGCTCAGCATTTTTAGACGATGACATCAAGGCAAAAGATAACGTTTTTGTGCTTGATATCCCTATATTTATAGACGGTCAGACCTATATTGAAGGAAAGACGTTAACAGACTCAGCATTTTATGAGAAAATGGCCGCATCTGCTGAACTACCAAAAACGAGCCAGCCAAGTATGCATGATCTGACCGTATTACTCGACAAACTAGTAGCGGAAAACTATACACATGTTGTGGGTCTGTTTTTGTCATCTGGTATTTCAGGATTTTGGCAAAATATCCAATATCTTAAAGATGATTATACGGAGTTAACAATTGCCTTTCCAGACACCATCATCACGTCAGCACCCTTAGGCTACATGGTTGAAATGACGGCTAATATGACCAAGACAAATGCGTCATTTGACTTCATTCTTACAGAACTAACTGAAATTATTTCTAAAACAACAGCCTTTATTATCGTGGATGATTTAGATCATCTGGTCAAGGGTGGTAGACTATCAAATGGTGCTGCAATAATTGGCAACTTGTTGAATATCAAACCGATTCTACGGTTTGATGAAGCTGGTAAAATCGTTGTCTATGAAAAAATCAGGACAAGCAAGAAGGCATTTAAAAAACTGTATAAGATTCTGTCAGAAACAACAAAATCAGGAGATTATAAGGTTTATGTGATTCACTCAAATATTCCAGAAACGGCGAAAGATGTCGCGCAAGAATTGACAGAAAAAGGCTTTGATGTCTCAATCGCAAGCTTTGGTGCGGTGATTGGCACACATTTAGGGGAAGGAGCACTCGGATTTGGTATTAGTCCGAAATTAACATAA
- a CDS encoding DUF1149 family protein has translation MNIEREKEFVHQFHYDARNLAWEEENGTPETALNVQFQLVDQVENLADTDTAINGLLSFMIVLENLVISGNVGQLSIIRGQVIENKEQLSQEEMSELAAPLFDLLQRMTYEITEIALDQPGVSLEF, from the coding sequence ATGAATATTGAGCGCGAAAAAGAATTTGTCCACCAATTCCACTATGATGCTAGAAATTTAGCGTGGGAAGAAGAAAATGGGACACCAGAAACAGCATTAAATGTCCAATTCCAACTCGTTGATCAAGTTGAGAATTTAGCAGATACAGATACAGCGATTAATGGTCTCTTGTCTTTTATGATTGTTCTTGAAAATCTTGTTATTTCAGGTAACGTCGGTCAATTAAGTATCATCCGTGGACAGGTCATCGAAAATAAAGAACAATTATCTCAAGAAGAAATGTCAGAATTGGCAGCGCCTTTATTTGATTTATTACAGCGTATGACTTATGAAATAACTGAAATTGCTTTGGATCAACCAGGCGTTAGCTTGGAGTTTTAA
- a CDS encoding HAD-IA family hydrolase, whose protein sequence is MTLKNYIWDFDGTLFDTYPVMLRALKQVMIKHQIHYDGDLAYFIKKYSIREFAKQYGTDALLDDYHQLETALQTQVASYPGIPAILKQIIDTGGQHFILSHRDDKTYAYLGELSPLFTEIITSDNHFARKPDPESLTYLINKYQLKLDQTVMVGDRPLDILAGQNAGIKTILFDDAGFFQANELNADYTVTKWENFKNEY, encoded by the coding sequence ATGACCTTAAAAAATTATATCTGGGATTTTGATGGCACTTTATTTGATACCTATCCTGTCATGCTGAGGGCACTCAAGCAGGTGATGATCAAGCACCAGATACACTATGATGGGGATTTGGCTTATTTCATCAAAAAGTATTCAATTCGAGAATTTGCCAAGCAATATGGCACAGATGCCCTACTTGATGACTATCATCAGTTGGAAACAGCTTTGCAAACTCAGGTTGCCTCTTATCCAGGAATTCCTGCTATCTTAAAGCAGATAATCGATACTGGTGGGCAACATTTTATACTGAGTCATCGAGATGATAAGACATACGCCTATTTAGGTGAGCTGAGCCCGTTATTTACTGAAATTATTACAAGTGATAACCACTTTGCCAGAAAGCCTGATCCGGAGAGTTTGACTTATCTGATAAATAAGTATCAGTTAAAACTTGATCAGACTGTTATGGTGGGCGATAGGCCATTAGATATTTTAGCAGGACAAAATGCTGGTATCAAAACGATTTTATTTGACGATGCTGGATTTTTTCAAGCAAATGAACTAAACGCAGATTACACAGTGACAAAATGGGAGAACTTTAAAAATGAATATTGA
- the trmD gene encoding tRNA (guanosine(37)-N1)-methyltransferase TrmD — protein MQIDILTLFPDMFSSLDHSIVGRARKSGKIEINFHNFRDFATNKQKHVDDMPYGGGQGMLLMPQPIFDTLASFPHEGARVLMMDPAGRTFDQAFAEELAGEDQVVFLCGHYEGFDERIKTLVTDEVSLGDYVLTGGEVAASVMIDATVRLIPDVIGKKASHEEDSFSSGLLEYPQYTRPEDFRGLKVPEVLMSGHHENIRKWRLTESLAKTHRLRPDLLAAYPFSDEERALLKQIENESPD, from the coding sequence ATGCAGATTGATATCTTAACTTTGTTTCCTGATATGTTTTCTAGCTTAGATCATTCGATAGTTGGTAGGGCGAGAAAGTCGGGAAAAATCGAGATTAACTTTCATAATTTTCGAGACTTTGCCACAAATAAGCAAAAGCATGTTGATGATATGCCTTATGGTGGTGGACAAGGCATGCTACTGATGCCACAACCAATCTTTGATACCTTAGCTTCATTTCCACATGAAGGAGCACGGGTATTGATGATGGACCCTGCTGGTCGTACCTTTGATCAAGCCTTTGCTGAGGAGTTAGCAGGAGAAGACCAAGTCGTTTTCTTATGTGGCCACTATGAAGGATTTGATGAGCGGATCAAGACGCTTGTGACAGATGAGGTCTCTTTGGGTGATTATGTCTTAACAGGTGGAGAAGTAGCAGCAAGTGTCATGATTGATGCGACTGTGCGCTTAATTCCTGATGTGATCGGTAAAAAAGCCAGTCACGAAGAAGATAGCTTTTCATCAGGGTTATTAGAGTACCCGCAATATACAAGACCAGAAGACTTTAGAGGGTTAAAGGTACCAGAAGTCCTCATGAGTGGGCATCATGAAAATATTCGCAAGTGGCGCCTGACTGAAAGTTTGGCTAAAACGCATCGCCTAAGACCAGATTTGTTAGCAGCATATCCCTTTAGTGATGAAGAGCGTGCGCTACTTAAACAGATAGAAAACGAAAGTCCTGATTAA
- the rimM gene encoding ribosome maturation factor RimM (Essential for efficient processing of 16S rRNA) codes for MDYYIVGTIVNTQGLQGEVRVISVTDFAEERYQKNAELALFDKQDKFVRMLKVKTHRKQKNLDIIKFEGMYSINDVEKYRDFSLKIAAENRGELESDDEFYYDDIIGITVFENEVEIGTVSEILQPGANDVWVIKRKGKKDLLLPFIESVILTVDIVAKRVTVDIPEGLDD; via the coding sequence ATGGATTATTACATAGTAGGAACGATTGTAAACACACAGGGGTTACAAGGTGAAGTGCGCGTGATTTCGGTAACGGATTTCGCAGAGGAACGCTATCAAAAAAATGCTGAACTGGCTTTATTTGATAAACAAGATAAATTTGTTAGGATGCTGAAAGTCAAGACACATCGAAAACAAAAAAATCTAGATATCATCAAGTTTGAAGGTATGTATAGTATTAATGATGTCGAAAAATATCGTGATTTTTCATTAAAAATCGCGGCTGAAAATCGCGGAGAACTGGAGAGTGATGACGAGTTTTACTATGATGATATCATCGGTATTACTGTTTTCGAAAACGAGGTAGAAATCGGGACAGTTTCAGAAATCCTGCAGCCTGGTGCAAACGATGTTTGGGTGATCAAACGTAAAGGCAAAAAGGACTTACTCCTGCCATTTATTGAATCAGTCATCTTGACGGTTGATATTGTCGCAAAACGTGTGACCGTTGACATTCCAGAAGGATTGGATGATTAG
- a CDS encoding stage II sporulation protein M has translation MINYNNKFKNLLSINWALLKKFLMLFIFFIALSFFLSYLIKPNIHDFLNLADRHNKLEITSDSLTKFVQYSINNGLKVPFQMLLLSLIPLPFLYFFPVILTAIVTGIVLYIPFMAELAGKVSFSNILLGLLPHIIIEVFGFLIVACGAYYINQSIRSKLFKKIPIQMTFIASINHFLLTYCLVALPSFIIAAFIEAFITPLFS, from the coding sequence ATGATAAACTATAATAATAAATTTAAAAACCTACTCTCAATAAATTGGGCATTATTGAAAAAATTTTTGATGCTATTTATCTTTTTTATCGCGCTAAGTTTTTTTCTATCTTATTTGATCAAACCTAACATACATGACTTTTTAAATTTAGCAGATCGTCATAACAAATTAGAAATCACATCAGATAGCCTTACAAAATTTGTACAATATAGTATCAATAACGGGTTAAAAGTTCCTTTTCAAATGCTGCTTTTATCCTTGATCCCTCTGCCATTTCTTTATTTTTTCCCTGTAATTTTAACAGCTATCGTGACAGGAATTGTTTTATACATCCCTTTTATGGCTGAGTTAGCGGGTAAAGTCTCTTTTTCAAATATACTATTAGGTTTATTACCACATATAATTATAGAAGTTTTTGGCTTTCTAATTGTTGCTTGTGGGGCTTATTATATTAATCAAAGTATCCGTAGTAAACTATTTAAAAAGATACCAATTCAGATGACATTTATAGCAAGCATTAACCATTTTTTATTGACTTATTGTTTAGTTGCATTACCATCCTTTATTATTGCTGCTTTTATTGAAGCATTTATTACACCATTATTTAGTTAA